The following is a genomic window from Scylla paramamosain isolate STU-SP2022 chromosome 19, ASM3559412v1, whole genome shotgun sequence.
agagagagagagagagagagagagagagagagagagagagagagagagagagagagagagagagagagagagagagagagagagagagagagattaatgatggATGATGCTCACTGAAAACCATATGAGTTAGGGAAGCTTTCATTACCCAgtcctcgtgtgtgtgcgtgtgctaaCAGCCTCCAGTCATGACACGAGTGTTCCCATGCCAAGCAGCAAGAAGTGAAAGTAAACACTGGGATACTTCACATCCAAATCACATACACTTCCTTTACAAGCAACAAAAGAAGCTTGAAAGATCACatacttctctccctcacaacaCACTTCTTCCCAAGCAACCCGAAAAAACCTTGGAAgattagactctctctctctctctctctctctctctctctctctctctctcaggtacagACAACCACTAAGGATAGAATGACAAAAGATCTCATCTTCAGGAGCAAAatgttgctttattttcatgCCAGTTATGATCTAATATAAATATGacctttcataattttccttagggTAAAGTAATCCAGTCTCTAAGTATATTTGCAAAAACCTGCTCACAGATGGCTCCAAAACAAGACAGGACATGCAAACTTGGGCTACACTGCTCAGTTGCTCCAGGCTGTGCATtcacacacctcaccacacaaaCAAGTcacactaaatatatatatgaggttcTAATACATATCGATGTGAAAAATATATGTCTATATCTCAAAGGTAGTggtcactctctcttcctttcgctctctctctctctctctctctctctctctctctctctctctctctctcccctcgcccgCCCTAATGTAGCCTGAATGACACACAGTAAGGTTCCCAGAACTGGGCTCCTCCCATCCCTACACACCCCTGCTGCCTGCTGGGGCTCAGGGGCAGGTACTCACGAGCTGTTTCTCCCGTGCAGGTATGGCATCAAtggaaatgtaaaaataaatgcaCTTTACTTTTATCTCTCTGTTCCAATCTGTCCTTACTGCCCAAGACTATTGCATGAACACAACAGTACCTGGAGACACAGAGTCTCAGGAGCCAGTGGCAGGGCTGCCTTCCACCTCTGCCACAGCTGAGGTACACTAATTAATTACATGTTCACCTGAATTTTGAGCAAACACTACAATAAAGGACTTCCAGAGAAACAAAGAGCAGATACAAATCCTGACTTTTTTGTGCTGTCTGATGGATGTTCACAGTTGTTACATGAGGCAGCCGCAGACTGTGACGCGCCTCACTGAAGCACAAGACAAGGCTACGTAACAAGCTAGCAATTCTACGCCTAGATTTCTCACTCACAGTGTCAcgtctaagaaaacaaaaagacaagttaaaaaagaaaggcTTCAAATGTCCAGCAAGACTATGATATGGAAAACACGAAGCTatgtatatagaaaaaatgTCTCTAGAGTTGTGAAGATGAAATGCATCTGGGTGTGGCAACATCAACCATGGGGAGCCTGAGCAATGGTGTCACCTGAGCACACAGACAACACCAGCACTCCCTCAGCAGCTCTGGGTCACACAGAACAGTGAACACGGCAcgtcaaactaaaaaaaatccaAGAGAAAACTATGGGTGCATGGAGAACAAAATACTGTAGTGTCCCAAACTTTCCTTACACAATCACAGACCATTTATGgacactttaaaaaatcaacatgaactaaggaaaaaaacaatttgTTATGGCATTTGCCATAATCCCAGCGTCAACAGATAACACTGATTGCCTTCTGCTCACTCAACAAATGATAAGTAACCTGCTTCCTCACAGTCACCAGTTCACTTTCTCTCACATTCCAAACTGCAGACAATCAACAATGAAAACATTTGCATCTCTGCAGCAATCAGGTCCAGTCTTGCTGGTGTGCATCCAGTAAATCAATAGCCACAATCTAGCAACCCACCAATCAACTCCTAGCACATTGCCACGTTGCTCCGAGGCAGGCACCTTAACAGCCATCGCCAGCATACTGCCACATCTTGCAGCAGCAACCATTGCAATCCAGCAGCTTATCAGGGCACACCACAACCTTGCCAACCCCCTCACCAGTCACCATCCAGCACACCATCACAATCCTTTCATCTagccaatcaccaccaccaccacctaacacATCACCCAGCCAAGGGCCACAGCATGTCTCCCTCAGTGGCTGAAAAAATCACCCCAGAAATCAACAGCTGCGGGATAAGGTCACCAGATTAAAGGAGTCCCTGACAATCGCCTCCCATAGGGGGTACGGAGACCAGCCCACACCACTGCTCTTCACACTGGTGTGGGACTGACAGCAattggagaaatagaagaatggAATCATTAGGTCGAACTATGTACACATACACATCAACTCCTTTTTCTTAACATACCAAACATATCAGAGTCTGCTTAGTTAATGATACTCTGCCTCCGGTCACCACATAACCAAACCCTGGAACACTGTAAATGTCAAGTCCTTGAAGTAACTTTGTGGGTGAAGGCTCGCACATAAGATCAGTTCACAAACCACGTCACAGTTAAAAGTATTAAAATGTTCTCTATATTTCAAcatgtaatagtaatagtagtagtacgtaaTGGTATTatgtacaaagaaaagagacaaacttggaacaaacaaatgaatataacattgaaaataaagaatgatgaGCATATGTATGTACTGAATACAAAGATGACAAAGTAAATGATGATCCTGACAGCATACTGAAGGTGTCAGCAGGCACAGTTGAGTGCCACACTACAGGGGCTGAAGGAGGGGGCCTGCTACTGATGCAAGAGTCCTCAAGGAAACACAGCACTGATGGTTACTGGAGAAGCAAACAATTACTTCATATAATAGCTGCTATTCTTACTAGTCCTTCTTCCATGAGAAATTTTTGTCCTGGCTCTCAATACCCCTTAAGGTAACAAATCACACTGAATTATCTCCTACCCACACCACATGGCAATTCCTTCCCTTGTGAAGACCAAATTAGACAAGCTCCATCTAGTGAAACAATTTATGTGTACACTGTAAACAAAGGCTCTCTGTGCTGCCCTCAGAGAGCCGCCTGCAGGTCAAGAACAATACAAACACCACATCATCACCTGGAAAAATGCACCCAATGCCAATAGGTCCCCCTGACTGGCCGACAGGAGGCAACGCTGCATTGCTTGGAGGAGAGCAGCGATGACAACGGGGTTGTGAGAAGGAAGTACCTATGCACTGAAGTACACACACCCCACACAGATTAGAGGAAACTAATGGAGAAACAGTTACAACATGAGGAGCTAAAACACAGGGCTGGCGTTGCCTTAGCTCTGTGGGTCCGGGCGTGCCAGCAGCCTCTCCACCGCTGCATTCACGTCCCCAAAGGTGGCAATGAGGGCTGTGGGGGGCAGAGGGGACCAGGTCAGGCTTCAAGTGTCACTTTaaatacctacctacctatctgccTGTATTACAGCCATTCATGTTACTCTTTTAGCAGTGGTCTCACTGAAAATTTTGCTTTTATATCCTGTTCTTCCACGTGTAGTTTATTAACAGTACTCTGTAGCTCAGCAGATAACTTAGCTGGGTCCTCAGTCTCCCAGAACCAAAGTGAACAGTTTTCACACTGGCTGTTGCCTCACATCATGAACACCTCACATTCATGCAGATCCACCATGAGCTGAGTAGTGAGAATTTCTCCACTGTCTACAATCGGCCTCAGAGGTGCCCAGAGAACGCAGTCTGTGCCTAGTGCAGCCATCATGAGGACACATGACATGTTGGAGAGCCCAAGACAAGACTACTCCACATTCCAGACAGCTGTGAGTGCTCCCACAACtgaatttaaccctttcattccgGTGATCATATATGAACGATTGCATCAGTGTGTCCATAGCGACGGCGATCGTtcccgtaatcaagaattttcgcgcctcaattttgagctccaagcgcggtttctcgagtcagatggcgtgtggaagtgtctggcatctgTTTCCACCCGTAGTGTTGCCACTAGCTCTGTatatttagcggtaactaagctattctcCCATTCTgagggcgacacttggcaaccccagcgaccccCATGTGGAAAGCACCCTGATAAGAGCTAAGGGACCAGATATGAGCAAAGGATACGGACAGCCTGATAATAGGGAAGGATCTCAGATCCTTCcctattattgtgtgtgtgtgtgtgtgtgtgtgagtgtcttctccgggctgtttctggttGACGGATCACACAGAGAGATCCTTGATAAGCCATAACTAACCTTTTCAGAGatcacatcgagctacaaagtacatcattgtattcagaatgacttagagaaaaaaaatattagtattcaaacagtcttctgacaatttctaggtttatgaTTTTTACCCGTCATTGCTTATGGGAAAATAGTTTAATCACCGGAATATAAGGGTTAACCACAGCTGAGCTAAGCTTTTGCCAGCTGTCACTCACAGAGCTGCCACTCAGAAGCAAATCAAATCAAGAGACCAACTACTACCAATAGTCCTATTCTTCATGACTgcaatatttcctttctttatatttgtattgCTAAGAACAATGTTGGGTTGAAAACCTACACAGAAGGTCTCCAATGCCTACTCAATCCTGGTAAGGAAATCCCCAGAGAATGCAGGTGTCAAACATATATTGCACTTTACCATGTGTAAGTTGCCTGTCAGCTTGTGACAAGGTGCATAATCATGTGGCAGTTCACCTGAGATGGTCCAAGTGTATGCGTTCTGGCACAACATGAATGAGCTACTAACCAACTACTTACAACATTATTAATGCTACTATTATACAGGTTACTATATCCCTAAGAAATTACCTTCTTGGTGCAAAATTACTGTTGCTCAAAAGGCACCACTATATAACCAAACTGTCAAAATAGAACATGCTACTTGAAAATTACATTACTACTGCAGAATAACAAAGTTTCAAATAAGGCAACTTAtgtaaagaaagacaaaaagaattGTAACACTGGTGGCCACATATGAAGGGCAGTAAAACCTAAGTGTGTGGCTGCACACATCCCTGGTGGCTTACCTTGAAGGTTGGCTTCCCTGTTGATGAAGCCCATCGCTGAGAGTTGCTCCAGCTGTGAAGCATACTGCTGCTCAGGgttgccgccgccaccaccgccacctgaaCCCAAGGCCTGTGACTGTcacaaggacaaggaagaggcaGGTGAGTACCACCATGTCTTACTCCTCACTAACACTGTATTGTAAGTGTTCATGGTGTCTTCAAATCCAGAATTTTGACAATGTaacaaaatattcaaaattCACAAGTTACCCAAGTAACTCAATTTTCAGATAAAAGATGTGACCCTAAACACTAACATCCCTAGGAAAAGATGCAAGCAAACCCAAGTCACTGACACTTTGCAAGTGACACAAAATCAATATGCTGCAAATTAAAaaggataaacaaaaaacacatgaataaggAACACAGATGACAACTCACCATAGTGGACATCAAGTTGGCAAAGGCGTCTGTGCCCGGAACAAGTCCAGGAATGAGGGGAGGCGctggggtggtggaggtggtagtgttggtggagttggtggaggctgtagtggtggaggaggaggaggtggtggctgtggtggtggtggtagactgGCCAGCTGTGGGGATGCCTTGCGTGAGGTTTAGGCCCATGACATTGAAGAGTCCCGGGGAGGTGAGTCTTAACTGCTCCAAGGCATTCTGAATCTGGACCACTGCAGCGAGAGCCTGGGGGGAGCGAGAGGTTTGTGTTATGGCACTCCATCTAGCTATCACGATCATAGATACTACCTAACATGCAGTACTAATGGTAGaatagtcactctcaaactaagaTTGATACTCTGATGATAATTAAGGGGGAAAAAGTCAAGTGTCAACCAGTTAACAGACGGGCAAATAGAGTAAAGGAATGGTATGGGGATCCATCTGGCATTCACCACCGCCAGTAGCAGCACACAACACTTAAGGTAGAATGGTCACTCACACCACAGCTAAAGACATTCTGGTGGTAATTATGGGGAAAAGTTAAGTGTCAAGCAGATAATAGAGCTAAGGAATGGTAACTTAGGATTGGTACAAAACAAGGCAGACAGGGAAATGGGTGAAGAGATAAGTTTTGCTGGGGTGACCTGGAATACATGGGTAGcataaaaaatgagaagaatagATGGAGAGACCTCATCCAGCACCCTTCATTAACTCACCTGTGGGTTGGTCATGAAGTTCTGTACCTCAGGGTTCTGCATCTGGTTCAGGAAACTGGGCAGCATGGTCCTCATCTGTTCCTGCAGGACTGGGTTGCCGGCAAACAGAGGGTTCGAGCCAATGATTTGTTGAGCTAAGTCTGGGTTGCTTGCCAAATTCTacaaagaggaaaatgtaaaagaatGATTAGagctgaagaaaaggggataatGTGGGGTATGTCTATCAATCAATACCCAGATTGTGATGGCCATGACTGGCTCTTACAGGGCAGCAGTCAAGTCTCACAAGAGCTTGTAAATATACTGGCATGACAGTGACCACAACAAGCCCAAATGACAAGGATGTAATTAATGGCCCACAACAGGTATGAAGTGATATTCAGACAGTAAAGGATTTATATGAAGTAGAGCCATATTAAAGTACAAAACATAGCTAGCCCCTATTTTTGGGAGGAGACAACCttgatatatgtatgtatgtatgtatgtatgtattcatttTAAGTACATCTGCTTCAAAATGTTAATCTAGCAACATACATGAATTACTCTAGATATTTAAAGTACCTGGTGAATAATggccctcctctcctttctatcCTGTCTCACCTGAAACATGGCACGTGTGTAAGGTGCGTTGATCATCGATGAGAGGAGCTGTGGGTTCTCCATCATCTGCTGCATAAGTGACTGCATGCCGGGGCTCTGCAGCATCCCGGTAAGCCCCAGGCCGCCCATCCCTGGCATAGTGGTAGAGctagaggaagtggaggaggtagtggtggtgctagtggtgctggtagtgttGTTGGAGGCGgttgttgaggtggtggtggtgggggttttGCCTGAGGAGgggctggtggttgtggtggtggttgtagaagAGCTCCGTGGTGCCCAGGGATTTGGTAGAGGCTCGCTATTCTCCCGACCCGCTTGTGCACTGTCAACTGCCACAAGAATTGTTAGGCACGGTGTGAAGTGACACTCAGTGGTGCTATTGATACATGTCACTTAGATTACGGCCATGTGGAATGATGCTACAAAGAGCTCGCACAGTAACCACATTTCACTGCCATCACACCCATGTAGTATGATGCTACACCATTGCATCAAGTTTTATTTCCAACTGGTttcaataaaacataaatacatGAACTTGAAGCTGCCAAACTTGGTGCATTAACTATATAGGAAGGGCAATCAAAGCCAGAATCATTAGAAAACCTACATAAATCACAAGTGGTTCCTACCAagactcacttttttttctaccaaAATGTCTagaaaaaatatcattaatttTGTAATCCCTAGCAATCATTCCCAGGCCTAGAATCATACAACCTatggaggaaaacaacaagACAATGCCCTCCCAGCACCTACTATTAGCACTGTTCCCAAGAAGTGATGCAAAGGGGTTGGATCCAAACTGTTCCTGTGCAGCATTCAGCATGGGCTCCTGAATGTCCCGGTACATCCTCTGCAGGGCGCTGTACCCACCTGGACAGTGAGGAACAGACAGAATAACTGTAATCTGCATGTCACCTACTATACAAACATTTTCAATTCCTCAGTTATTAGTTCATCTTTACATTAATTATGGAGACCTCTACAGTGTTCAGTCATCCATATACAAGAACTACTGGTATCCTTTCCTAAATCCCTTTAGGTTAGTGAAGTATCTAATTATATCTACATGGGTGCTGAGATCTGAAAATTTCATCTGTAAAGTCCCCAAGTCCAAAACTCCCTCACCTGGTATTGACTCCAGGTTGGACAGGGCACGGTCGTGAGATCTCATAAGCTCCTGCAGCATGGCAGGGTTGCGTGCCAGCTCCATGGTCTGCCTCAGCATGTCTGGGTTGTTCAGCATGTGGGAAATCTCTGGGTTACGCTGTGAAGGGTGGACAGAGCAGACATGTTAGGTTCAGGTGGCAAAGGAGGTAAAGGATACAGAAGACTGCTGAATGGACTGGTGGTGGAGGGTACACATTACTAAAAGATAGTAGTGGAAATCAGGCACAGATGaaagtgatgatggtaatggagaaaaaatatttttgaAAACAAGTTGATTGTAGGgaaatttatctttttacctTTGGTGACTTGCTCTATTCAAGA
Proteins encoded in this region:
- the LOC135109863 gene encoding ubiquilin-1-like; its protein translation is MRIDHKAEVVVKFWPYYTMAEGSEEANTISLTVKTAKDKQQIEIAQEGTVKELREIVSKKFNTSHEQVCLIFAGKILKDDEKLSQHNIKDGFTVHLVIKSPSGSAQPNNRAASTTPAATTAPTSSTSTQQTTPNPFAGMAGLGGLGLGGLGGLGNLGVGNPNFHELQQHMQREILNNPEMMRQIMDNPFVQQLMNNPEYMRAIITSNPHMQQLMERNPEISHMLNNPDMLRQTMELARNPAMLQELMRSHDRALSNLESIPGGYSALQRMYRDIQEPMLNAAQEQFGSNPFASLLGNSANIDSAQAGRENSEPLPNPWAPRSSSTTTTTTTSPSSGKTPTTTTSTTASNNTTSTTSTTTTSSTSSSSTTMPGMGGLGLTGMLQSPGMQSLMQQMMENPQLLSSMINAPYTRAMFQNLASNPDLAQQIIGSNPLFAGNPVLQEQMRTMLPSFLNQMQNPEVQNFMTNPQALAAVVQIQNALEQLRLTSPGLFNVMGLNLTQGIPTAGQSTTTTTATTSSSSTTTASTNSTNTTTSTTPAPPLIPGLVPGTDAFANLMSTMSQALGSGGGGGGGNPEQQYASQLEQLSAMGFINREANLQALIATFGDVNAAVERLLARPDPQS